GCTCAAATTTATCCGGGCGCGCATCGTAGTTCTCTTATGGTGGTTTTACGTCATGAACCAGGGGCGCTCTATCGTGTGCTTGAGCGTTTGTATGCGCTTGACATTAATCTGGTCAAACTTGAGAGCCGTCCCATTCCTGGACATGATTTTGAGTTTGCATTTTACTTTGACCTCGAGTGTCCAGCTCCTTCCTCGGCGCTGAATCGTCTGCTTGACAGCCTTGATGATGTCTGTTCATATGTTCATTACCTCGGCAGCTATCGCGAGGTGGTTTAATGGCTGAACATGCAAATCGCTACGGGCTCCTAGGCCGAACCATCCCCCATAGCTTTTCTCCTCGCATTTACCCGCTCCTAGGACTTGAGTCGTATGAACTCTTTGAGCGTGAACCCGAAGAGCTACTACAGTTTTTGCACGAGCAAAACTGGTCTGGTATCAATGTAACCATTCCATATAAGCAAGCCGTTATGCCCTATCTTGATGAAATAGACCCTCTTGCTGCACGCTTGGGCAATGTCAACACGATTGTCCGCACGCCGGAGCGGCGCTTACATGGTTACAACACCGATTATCATGGCTTTTATGCACTATGCATGGAGCTGCCACATTCACTTGATAAAAAACCCTGCCTCATATTAGGTACCGGTGGCGCTGCAAAAACAGCAGCTTGCGTGTTAGAGGACAGGGGTCATACCGTCTATTTTGCAAGTAGAAACCCTCGTGCAGGCTCCTCTTCGCACCTAAGCTATGATGAGCTAGCAAGCTCTTCAATTCCTTTTGCGCTCCTTGTTAATGCAACACCGGTGGGAACCTATCCTCACTGTCCAAAAGCTCCCTTAACGCTTGATGCACTTCCTCATCTTGAAACAGTCATTGACCTTATCTATAACCCTTCCCGGACCGCACTTCTCATGGACGCTGAACGCCGTGGTATAGCTGCACTCAATGGTCTTCGTATGTTGGTGGTTCAGGCAGCAAAGGCATATGAACTGTATACGGGCAAGACCGTATCATCAGGCTGTATTGACCGGATAATACAGCAGCTAGATTTTGAGACAAAAAATATTGTGCTCATAGGTATGCCTGGCTCTGGTAAGACAACGGTTGGAAAAGAACTAGCACGCCTGCTTGGTCGCACGCACATTGATATGGATGATGCGTATACCAAGGCATATAAACTCAGTCCGCAAGATGCTATCAAACAGCTTGGCGAGCAAGTTTTTCGAACACAAGAGTCTCAGCTCCTTCAACAAATTGCTGCACGCTCAGAACAAGTTATTTCTTGCGGGGGCGGGGTTGTTGAACTTGACATAAACTACCAGTATCTTCATCAACATAGCACGATTGTTATGCTTGATCGCCCATTGGAAGAGCTTGAAACCTGCAACCGTCCCCTCAGCGCTCGCTATGGCGTAGAAGCACTTGCACAAAAACGCATGCATCGCTATCGCATGTGGTCTGATGTTTGTATTTCCTCGCAAGAAAGCGTTGTAGCAACAGCAAAAGCAATCAACGATGCACTTATTCATACACACAACACGTGCTCACATACGAAGGAGTAACCCATGAAGGTACTCATACTCAACGGCCCCAATATCAATATGCTCGGCACCCGCGAGCCAAACATGTATGGACATAACAGCTACGAGGATTTGGTAAAGCTATGCCAAAACGCGGCCGAAGAGCTGGGCTTTACTGAGCTTAGCTGTATACAAACAAACCATGAGGGCGCTCTCGTTGATGCCATTCAAGAGGCATACGGAAGCGTTGATGGCATTATTATCAACCCTGCTGCCTATACACACACAAGCATTGCCATCCTCGATGCGCTCAAGGCCGTTGATATTCCCGCAGTTGAGGTTCATATTAGCGATGTTTCTTCTCGCGAAGCATTTCGGCAGGTATCCTACGCAGGCATGGCATGTTTTGCACATGTAATTGGCGAGGGAATACAAGGGTATGTTCATGCGCTCAAGCTTTTGAAAGAGCGGCTCGCACAAAACTCATAAGCACTGTCTATAGCTATTCTTGTACGCTACAACAACTATACACCCGCAGCCTCATCAAGTAACTTACGTGCATGAGCACAGGAGAGCTCTGAAACCTCACCTGAGAGCATGCGGGCAATCTCTTGAACCCGCTCCTCATAGTCAAGCTCAGTGAGTGTGGTAACAGGGAGGTCTCCTTCGTGTTTTTGCACGAGGAGATGTTTTTCAGCCATGACAGCAATTTGTGCAAGATGCGTGACAACCAGCACCTGATGTGTGCATGCGAGGTTTTTTATAACGCGGGCTAGTGAGCGTGCAACAGCTCCGCCAACACCGGCATCAACCTCATCAAACACCAGCGTATCAACCTTATCAGCAGCACCTAAAACCAGTTTGGCGGCCAAAAGAACACGAGAAAGCTCACCGCCCGATGCAATGCGGCGCAAGGGGCGCGGGGTTAAACCGGCACCTGACCGATATAAAAACTCACCTGTCGCAGCACCCATACGAGTCCACGACGAGCGCGGCAATTCACGACTCTCCCATACCAGCTCCGCCGAAGCCATCTCAAGGCTTTGCATATGAGTCTGGACTGCGCGGCAAAAGCGCGGGGCAAGTTTGTTACGCAACAAGGTGAGCTTACGGGCTGCTGTTGCAAGTTCAGCCTCTGCTTCATCAACGGCCAATTGTGCGCGACTGAGCTCTTGATCGCGATTCTCACAAAGCCGTAGCAATTCAGCTGCCTGAGCTCGCTTTTGAAATACATCATCCATGGTAGGGCCAAAGCTGCGCATAAGGCCTTTCAGCTCCGACGCACGCTCCTGTGCACGTGCTAGGGCAGCTGGGTCAAAATCTATGGCATCGCGGTATCTGCTCAAATCGCTAACAACATCTTCTACCGAGATTGCAGCCTCGGTAAGGGTATCAACAAAAGCCTGCAGGCTGCTATCCACACGCGCCATACGCGTGAGTTCAGCAAGCGCACTCTGAAGTGCATCAAGCGCACCATTCTCTTCTTGAAGCGCTGCACGTGCATCTTCAGCGCACATAATCAGGCTTTCAGCATGTTCTACACGAGGTAATAGCTCTTCAAGCTCTTCAAGTTCTCCCGGTTGAGGTTGTACCTCATCAATGCGCTCCACGCTAAACCGTGCATCTTCAAGATGGGCACCCTCGGTTTGTACACGTTCTTGAAGCTCTTGATAGGCAGCAGCTGCATCCTCGGCCTTTTTTAGGGCTTCCTGATAGGCTGCAAGCACACCAGCAATCTGCTCGTGTCCCCATGCATCAACCATAGCCACGTGCTGGCGCATATCAAGCAAGCCATGTTGGTCATGCTGTCCGCACAAATCAAGCATGCCATGCATGCGATCAGACAACTCACCAACACTAGACGCTGCTCCATCGATACGAATACGGCTTCGCCCATCTGCGCCAATGCGGCGCTCAACCACCATGCCCTCAGTATCGTGCTCATTCACAAAAAAGCGACCACGTACCTGCGCTGAGCTAGCACCCTCACGCACCCAACTTGCGTCGGCACGCTCACCCATCATGAGCTTTAAGGCAGATAACAGCGCTGTTTTACCTGCACCTGTCTCACCCGTAAGCACCGTTAAACCAGCTCCGGGAGTTAGAGTTGCCTGAACAATGAGAGCAAGGTTTTCAACGTACATCTCATCAATCATTCGATAGACCTCCCGTTCTTACAAAGCATCATCTGAGCATATACCATGTGCAATTTGTTATTTAGCCTCTTCGAGCACCGTAAAATACCCTAGAAATGCTGGCATAAAAACTCTCTGGACCATACCATAATAGGCATACATCATAGTCACCGCGCTTTACCACCACGCGCTCAAGCTGACCAGGCACTTCAAGAAACTGACCATCGATTGCAACCTCAGGAATTGAAGGCCGGTCTTTTGAAATCTCAATTTCAATCACATCAGAGGCTGAGGTTATAAAGGCACGAGCTTGAATAGTATGAGGTGCAATGGGCACACAAATCATACCGGTATAGTCTGGGCTTACAATGGGGCCTCCTGCCGAGAGTGCATACCCAGTTGAACCAGTTGCTGTTGAAACAACAACCCCATCACCACGCAAGCGGTCAATATAGTTTCCCGAAACCTCCATCTTAAATGCTACCATCTCAGCATGAGAGCCCCGGGTAAGTGCCATGTCGTTAAGGGCATGCGCACGCGTAACGTGTGTGGTACCGGTATCATCAATAGAGTATGCAGCGCAAGCAAGCGTTGAGCGGCGGCTGAGCTGCATCTCACCAGACAGCGCATCGCTTACTACACTTCTCACGTCTTGCACAAGAGGACTTGCAGCGGTTAAAAATCCAAGGTGCCCGTATGCAAGCCCCAAAATGGGAATCTCACGATTTCCTACAAGATGCACCGCACGCAAAAGCGTGCCATCGCCTCCCAAGCTCACAACCAAATCAGCCCCATCGATATGAGGAGGGAGCTGCGTAGACAGGCGGTTATCAGGAGCCCACACAACATTGTAGCCTTGATCGGTCAGCCAGCTATCAAGGGCGCGTGTATCATCAATCGCCTCTTGCTTGTAACAGTTTGGTACGAGAAACACCTTCTTCATAGCTGCTTCCCCTTTTCTATTAATTGACTTACACGCGCACAGACGGCATCGGCACTTAGATGAGCCTGACAGCTCCCCCATAAGAAATACTCGCGATTACCCTTTGCACCTAAAATGGGCGAAACACAGATGTCCATAGGAATCAGTCCTGCATCAACAAAGCTATTGATAACACGGGCAAGTACCGTATGCCAAACATGCGGGTCGCGAATAACGCCACCTATGCCAACCTCGTGCACTTCTGCCTCAAATTGAGGTTTAACCAGCGTAACAAATATTCCCGCATCTGAAAGAAGTTCACATACCGCTGGCAAAATAGTGCTTATACGTGTAAACGAAACGTCACATACGGCAAAGTCAATATCGTGATAGCCAAGCGTAGGCACCGTGCGAATATTGGTTTTCTCAAGCAGGATAACCCGCTCATCATTGCGCAAATTCCAGTCAAACTGAGCCTTGCCCACATCAACCGCAATAACTGAGCGCGCTCCCCGCTTAAGAAGGCAATCGGTAAAACCACCAGTTGAGCAACCTATATCAAGGCAGTTCATACCGGCAGGACTCAAGCCAAAGCCATCGAGTGCACCTTCCAGTTTAAGACCACCGCGGCCTACATATGGAAGCTTGGTTTTAACATGAAGTGACAAACCCGGACGCACAAGCATGCCAGCCGAGCTTAAACGCTCGCCCTCAGCAGAAACAGAGCCTGCAAGAATAAGCCGAAGTGCCTGCGCTCGGTCTCGACAGATGCCTTGCGCTACCAGCTCATCATCCAAGCGAACCCGCGCCATTATGCAGGTAAATCCGTTGCCTGTGACGCTACATGAGACGTCTTTTGGGCTTCTTCTGCAGCATCAGAGCTTGATAAGGTGTCTGTTTCTGTCAACTGTGAATCAGTTTCTGAGAGCTGCTCATTGCCTGTAGATGCATCTTCTTTAGCAATAAGCAAATCAGCCTCACGCGGCGATAGCTCAAACTGATCAACCAACTCGACAGCTTCAGAACCCAAACTGATAGCCTCATCAAACAAATCAAGGGAGCGCTCAAGTGAAGTATCTTTTGAGCGCACACTTGAAACAATCTCATCAAGGCGCTCAGTAATGTCATCAAAGCTACGTGAAGCACGGTTACTCATGTATGTCATCCTTATTGAGCGGTGTTGCCTCATCTACAGCATCAGCATGCCACAAATCCTCAAGCTGAATAGCTCCAGCTACCTTGCCAAGAATGCCATTAACAAAGCGTGAAGACTCATCGGTACCATATGCCTTTGCAAGCTCTACCGCTTCGTTGATAACCACCGCATCATCAAGACGGTCTGCATTCTCAAGAAAGCGAAGCTCATATACCGCCAATCGCAAAAGATTGCGGTCGGCACCTGGCATCCTCTCAAGCGTCCAATTTTCTGACACCGCACGCAGAGCAGCATCAATACGCACGCGCGCTTCCCAGCAACCACGTGCAAGTGTCTCGGCATACGCTTCAAGCGGACCTGTTGAGAGCAGATAATCGCCATCAAGCACCTTCTCAACGCTTAATTGTTGAGCTTCTGCCTGAAACATCAGTTGCAATGCCTGACTTCGCGCCTTACTACGCCCACGCTCTACTCTATGAGATGCCACCGATTACTCCTTGGGAAAGACAAGGCCATCGATGCAGACATGCACCGCCGCCACCCGAACGCCAACCTGTGCATCAATAGCACGCACAACCGTATCGCGCACTTCTTGCGCCAAATCCTTAAAGGAGTAGCCAAAAAAGACAACCAAATGAGTGGTAATCTCAAGGGCATCATCAACAACTTGCGTCTCAACAGCAGGACCCACACTCAGCGACTTTGCCGAAAACATTGACACCAAATTAGACGCTAGGTCTTTTTGACCAACCGAGGCAACACCTTGCACTTCTTCAACTGCGCGAATAACCAGTGCTGCTAGCACCTCGGGGGCAATACCCATTCCCTCAATTGTAATCTCTTGCGACATAGCTACTCCTGAATTCGATACGTATACCTGCGCACACAACTCTTAAGCACGCGATACAAACTCTCCCGTGCGCGTATCTACCTTGATTTGCTCGCCCTCATTGAGATACATTGGCACCTGAACCTCGGCACCGGTATCAATCGTTGCTGGCTTATAGGCGCCCTGAACTGTATCGCCTTTTGCACCAGGAACTGTCTCGGTTACGGTTGCAATAATAAACATAGGCGGATTAACACCCATAAGCTCGGTGTCGGCATACAACAGCTGGCAGGTGTCGTTCTCGCGTAACCACTTTGAATTAGCGCCAACCATATCCTCCGGCACAGGAATCTGCTCATAGCTCTCATTGTCCATGAAAATATAATCATTGCCGTCGTTATAAAGATACTGCATTTCTTTAGTAATAAGCTGCACGCTTTCAAACTTCGTGCCAGCGTTGCAGGTATTTTCAACCACACGCCCCGTTTTGATGTCGCGGGTCTTATAGCGCACAAATGCGCCACCCTTACCAGGTTTTACATGCTGAAACTCAACGATGGTATAAATCTTATCTTTAATTTTGAGACCCATACCATTCTTGAAGTCTGCTGTGGAGATAGATGCCATGGCATACCTTTCTATGTAACACGATATTGCGTGTGTGTCGCTAACCGATATATTATAACGAATTTTGATACGCTTAGCAGTCTATGACGCATAGCTCATGCGTGCTTTGCGTGAAGGGTTCATAGCCCTTCTCGGTAACAACACCAAAATCCTCAAGACGAACGCCCCCAATGCCCGGCAGATAAATGCCTGGTTCGACGGTTATCACTGAGCCCGCCTCAATGATGTTTTTCACGCGCCCAAACACGGGCAACTCATGAATATCAATACCCACACCATGTCCAAGACCATGTCCATAATGCTCACCATAGCCTGCCTGAGCGATTAACGAACGCGAAAGCTCGTGAATATCGTTGCCCTCAACGCCTGCTTTGATGGCACGCGCGCACTCCTCATGCGTATGGCGCACAATGTCATAGATTTCTCTCTGCTGGTCGCTGGGTTTGCCAAGCACAACAACGCGGGTCATATCAGAGCGATAATCTTTATAGCTCGCGCCGTAATCCATAAGAACAAAGTCGCCTTTTTGAGCAATATACTCGCTTGGAATAGCGTGAGGATTTGCTGAGTTAGGACCTGCCGCCACAATTGATGCAAAGGCCAAACCGTCTGCTCCCGCCTCAAACATAAAGCGCTCAAGCTCGGTACGAATATGCTTTTCAGACATGCCGGGTTGAATGTAGGTGCACATATGCTCAAAAGCAGCATCGGTGATTGACTGAGCATGACGCATAAGCGCAAGCTCTTCTTCATCTTTAATCGCGCGCATGCGACGCAAATCAGCATGCATGAGCGGCAAAGAAACTGCCAACGAGCGGTCCTCAAGTGCGCGCACTAAACCCTGATGAAAACTCAGTTGCATATCATCTTCAATGCCCAGAGTTGTGGTATGTGTCTCACAAACGCGCTTTGCAACCCACTCAGGAATCGCTTGAGCATCCATGTCTAGTACCCAAGGATGCTCTGGTGCAAGCCTTTCTTCAAAGCTATTAATGTAGCGCGAATCGGTGTGAAGCCAAGAGCCATCTGCGGTAATAAAAGCAGCATGCGGATACTCACCCGTAAAGTCAAACACACCCGTGGCTCCGGTAAGCCATCGAAGATTTGCCTCATCACGGATAAGCACCGCATCATAGGAGCGCTGCTCCATAAGCTGGCGCACGTTAGCCAAGCGCTGAGCTATGCCCGAGCGGGGTGCCGCATTAGTTTTGGTATCCATATATGTTCCTCTCACATAGTTTATAAAACAACTGAGCTGTGTTCATACTACCCGACCAAGGTCAGAATTATTGTGCAGGCTCCAAAGACTCAGCTCGGCTCTTAAGATATGCACGAGCATGCCGCTCAAGCAGCTCCTCATCAACCACGCTCAAACGAATTGACCCAATCATTTGAGGTAAGGCAAATAGCAACCGATTTGACCGCTGAAAACGCGTGCGTTTAATTGCAGATAAGAAGGCATCTACCTCAACAGTAAAGGAAGGCTCTTCAATGCCCACGGCCCAAATCCTATCATCAACGGCAAACATGTCATCCGCTTCAAAGCGACCAGCTTCCACTGCAAGACGAGCTTCAAAGCGCATACCCTCAGCAAGACACTGTGTGTAAGAAAACTCAGACCCTACTAATGATTGTAGGGCGCGCGCAGTTGTCACGCCAAATAAAGGTGCAGATTGCGCCGAGGGACTAGGCGATTTAACCGCCGCCAAACGTGCTCCTTGAGCTGCACACAAAGCGTCTACGAGAGCAATTTCTTCGCCTTGCATAATCTGCTCAAGCTGTGCTTCGAGACGATTCCACGCGTGCTTGCTATCCATCAACGCCGAGCTTATTAGCTCAAGGTAGCCAAGTTGCAAACTCTCAGGCGTGGCCTCTTGTATAAAGTCAAGATTTGCTACAACTAAATCTGGGTGGGCATGCAGCCAAAGCATCTCAGCGTGTTTACTTGTTGCTAAACCACGCATTTGTGTGGCAGAGCACACCATAGCATCCAAAGTAGTGGGAACAAGTGCGAGCGCCACGCCACCGCACCAGTGAGGAGCACAATAGCTAGCAAGGCTGCATATATCCATGTTGCCCAAAGCCACAACAACATCATCTGCTGTAATGTTGTACTCATCAAGGTGCTCAAACAGTGCGTGGGCAACACTCAGATTGAATGGTGCTTCGCCTTCAGAAAGCACAACATCAAATACCTGAAAACCAGCGTCGATAAGAGCGCGTTGAGCTAGTACGCCCGCCTCAGCTTGGTGGGATTGTCCCATTAAAAGAAGTGCGCGCTTTGGCGTACCCACAATACTTTGCACAAGAGACCCAAGCTCAACAAGAGCATCTGGACCTACCCGATAATCACAGCTCATCTCAGCAAAATTTATGAGCTTACGACGAATCACAATAAATCACGCTCCAATAACAGCTCGGCAACCTCATAAGCAACGCGCGTAAATGACTTCCTACGAATATCTATTGTCATATCTGCCACTGCCTGATAGCGCGGCAAACGATGCCAAAAGAGCTCACGTGCATGATTGACCGATTGAAAATCGGGACGTGTATCAGCACGACGAATTTGGCGCAAAGAATCTTCCAAGTCACCGTCGAGATGAACCACATAGCCCATATCACGCATAAGCTCTATATTCTGCTCTGTCTCGATAATACCGCCACCACACGACACCAACAGTGACTGCTCAAGCGCTAAGTCTTGCAAAATAGCCGTTTCATAGCGACGAAACGCTGACTCCCCTTCGGATGCAAAAATCTGCGTAACGCTCATACCCTGTTGACGTTCAACCAAGCGGTCAGTGTCAACATAGCGCCGATGAAACATGCGTCCAAGATTTTTGGCAAGTGTAGACTTGCCCGCTCCCAAAAAGCCAACAAAAAAGATATGGTCACAGGTCTTACGTGGCAGACTTTGTTTAGAATCGAGCTCAGGCATACCCACTTATTCCTCACACGGAATATGCGCAAGTGCTGCCCGCTCAAAGATGCGCAACACGTGCGTATACCACATATCAGTCTGCGCTTGCGGCTTAACTAAAATGGTATATGCACCCGCCAAATTGCCTGACCATACATCGGTATACAGCTGATCACCAATCATAACAGCCTCTGCAGGTAAAACGTCCAAGTGCTTACAAGCGCGTTTCAGGGCAAACGGTAAGGGCTTGAGCGCATTGCATATATAACCCATGTCAAGCTCATGGGCAGAGCGTGCTACCTCACGTCGATGTATATTATTTGACACCATATAGAGCTTGATTCCAAGTGCACGCGCCTCATGAAGCCACGCAACTACACTTTGAGGCGCACATCGGCAATCAAGAGGCACGAGGGTATTATCGCGGTCAAGCAAAATTGCACGAATCCCGCGTGCTTTGAGCTCATGCAGGTTAATCTTCTCAACAGATGCAACATAGCGATGTGGCGCAAAGATACTCATGATTTGCTCTCCCGAATAGCTGCCTCATGCTCTTCATGCGTACGCGAAAAGCGTGTCAAATCTTTTGTAATAAAGAAGTATATATAATCGGTCGATGCGGGATTAAGTGCTGCTTTCATAGATGCGAGCGATGGAGCACAAATAGGTGTGGGCACCAGACCCTTATTGAGATAGGTATTATACGGACTTTCTTGTCTCAAGTCTGCCGCGCTAACAGGCCCTCCGGTAACGTAGCCCATTGTTGCATCAGACTGTAACAACATGCCAATCTTTAAGCGATTGTAAAAAACCGACGCAACATTGTAGCGCTGCTCATCATCGAGCGCTTCGCGTTCAATCATTGAGGCCATAATCAAGAAGTCGTAGTCACTCATCTCGATGCCGTACTGTTCTTTGATTGTATTGCGCGCGGCATTCATATCAAAGCTAGCATACTCATCTACATGCTGATTAAGTAGCGTACGAATAAGCTCATCTGCTGAAGGTTGCGCAGAAAAACTGTAAGTTTTGGGAAATAAAAAGCCCTCAAGCGAATCGTTTACCGCAGCCTCAAGGAAGGGATACTCTCCCACATAGTTTGAAGCCTTTGCTTGGTTGATAAACTCATCAGCAGATATACCAAGCGCCTCTTGAACTTTTGCGGCAGTTTGTTTAACCGTAAGACCTTCCGGAATGGTGAGCTTAAGACCTTGTATGTTAGAGCCTGCCATGAGTTGTTTGACCACCGACTCAGGGTCTTGTCCAACCTCAAACTCATACGTTCCCGGCTGCAGTGAAAGCTCAGCATTTAAGGCGCTCACCGCTGCATAATATGCCTTTGGGTCGTCTATAACGTGAGCCTTTGCAAGAATGGAGGCAATTTGGTCTCCCCCAGCACCTTGCGGAATAACAACTTCTACTTTTGTGCCCAATACTGGACTCTTTTCTGTTTGTCCAAAACGTGGCAGCACAAAAACAACAACGAGCACGCCAATAAGCACCAGCACTCCTAGCACACCAAAAACAAGGGCAAGCTTTGATGCGAATGATTTTGCCGGACGGCGATAGGGGTTTTGCTGTGCAAGGTTTATATGCGAGCTAGGAACAGCCCTCTTTGCGTGCACCGGCGCAGGCGTACTCTCACGAAAATGCGCGCCGGCACGTGGACGCTGTACCGAATTTGAACTATACCTTGGCTCCGTGCTCATGAGTGTCCTCTCGGTTTTGGGCATCAAGCCACACCTGCAAAAATAAGGACGCGGCAATCATATCTATCTTGCCCCGCATCTGCTTCTCGCTACAGCCTTGAGAAGATAATAGGCGTTTTGCCTCACGTGATGATAGGCGCTCGTCTACAAACACAAGCGGAAGCTGGGTTAGCTGTTGAATGTGGCTCGCCAGCTCACGCACATGAGCAGCTTGAGGACCTTCATCGCCTGAAAGCGTTTTAGGAAGACCACAAACCAATATATCTGGCTCGTAGTCTTCTAAAATACGGCGAAATGAGCGCGCGCCCTGCAACACCTCTTGAGTTGCTACAACAGCTACCGGATTTGCCAAGCGGGCTGAGCGATCAGATGCTGCAATACCGATACGTGTATCTCCTATGTCGAGTGCAAGCGCTACCAAATTACTAACCTTATCGACCTAAAAGCTCCCGCGCAAGCTCAAGAGCAGCATCAATACCTGCTACATCTTTGCCACCGGCTTGAGCCATCGTAGGCTTACCACCACCACGACCGCCTACCTTCTCGGCAATCGAGGCAATCATCTTGCCTGCCATAAACCCTGCTGCAACCGCATCATCAGTAGCAGCAGCAAGCAACCCTACCTTGCCCTCAGGTGTTGCCGTGGCAAGCACGCAAGCAAGTGCTGTAACCTGGCTGCGACTGCGCAGTGCATCCCATACATCGCGCAGCTCTTTTGCCTCAAGACCATCCATGCGCGCTATAACCGCGTGATAGCCATCCACCTCAACAGCTGATGCCAAAGCATCTTGCACACGGCTTGATGCGCCACCCATAAGGCTAGCTTTGAGCTTTTGCTCAGACTCACGAAGCTGGCGCTTTGTATCTGCTATGCGCAAAGATACCTCTTCAGGACGGCATTTAAGCTCTGCTGCAGCTTGGTCTAAAAGCTGCTCTTTTTCATTGAGATAAGCCAAGGCACCAAGGCTTGTCATTGCCTCAATACGACGAACATTTGAGCCGGTAGAACTCTCAGAGATAATCTTAAATATGCCAATCTCAGCACTATTTGCAACATGCGTGCCACCACAAAGCTCACGGCTAAACGGACGGTTCTCGCTACCAACGCTCACTACACGCACCACATCGCCGTATTTCTCACCAAAAAGTGCTACAGCACCTGCCGCCTTTGCGTCGTCGATATTCATCATCTGAGTAAGAACGGGCTTCGCCGCTAGGATTTCATCATTAACCATCGACTCAATGCGCTGAATCTGCTCAGTTGTTAGTGCCTCAAAGTGCGTAAAGTCAAAACGGAGACGCTCGTCATCCAAAAGAGAGCCTGCCTGATGTACGTGCTCACCCAACACAAGCTTAAGTGCTGCGTCAAGCAGATGGGTTGCGGTATGATTGCGCCGAATGAGTGCACGGCGGCGCTCATCTATAGCACCTGTCACACAATCGCCCACCGACACCGAGCCATACAAGACCTCAGCATGGTGAACATATAAGCCTGATTTAAGCTTGGTGTCACACACCTTAAGCTCAGCATCTGCACCTTGTAAGGTACCGCTATCTCCTACCTGACCGCCCATCTCGGCATAAAAGGGCGTGCGGTCAAGAACAATCTCAACAGTCTCACCAACAGCCGCAGAAGATACACGCACGCCATCTTTAACCAGAGCCAAAACCTCTACATCATCAACAGACCCGTGGTCATAGCCCACAAATTCAGTTGGACGTAGCTCATCGGCAAGCTCTGTCCATACATCGTTAAAGCTTCCCCAAGCGTCCCCTTCAACAGCAGCACGCGCACGAGAGCGCTGCTCAGTCATTGCA
This region of Collinsella sp. zg1085 genomic DNA includes:
- the alaS gene encoding alanine--tRNA ligase, whose protein sequence is MSTDFPTMTTAEIRAAYLRFFEERGCKAYPSSSLVPDDPSLLLANAGMNQFKEYYQGKRTMKEIGACSCQKCVRTNDIDVIGSDGRHLSFFEMLGNFSFGGVSKEQACSWAYELITEVFKLPADRLYFTVFTEDDETHAIWRSLGVPENHISRLGEDDNFWAAGPTGPCGPCSEIYFDQGEASGCGSPDCAPGCDCDRYLEFWNLVFTQFDRQEDGSMPELPHRNLDTGMGLERMAAIMQHKSSNYDGDLMQSLIALGAQISGQVYEADVYSGPSRSLRIIADAARAVTFLIADGVLPGNEGRGYVLRRLLRRAVFHGRMLGIQTAFLNLFSQEVTSLMGDAYPELLENKDLITGIIKAEEERFSTTLESGRVYLDEALSHVSAGEALAGSTAFMLHDTFGFPIDLTVEIAEAQGVHVDMDGFDAAMTEQRSRARAAVEGDAWGSFNDVWTELADELRPTEFVGYDHGSVDDVEVLALVKDGVRVSSAAVGETVEIVLDRTPFYAEMGGQVGDSGTLQGADAELKVCDTKLKSGLYVHHAEVLYGSVSVGDCVTGAIDERRRALIRRNHTATHLLDAALKLVLGEHVHQAGSLLDDERLRFDFTHFEALTTEQIQRIESMVNDEILAAKPVLTQMMNIDDAKAAGAVALFGEKYGDVVRVVSVGSENRPFSRELCGGTHVANSAEIGIFKIISESSTGSNVRRIEAMTSLGALAYLNEKEQLLDQAAAELKCRPEEVSLRIADTKRQLRESEQKLKASLMGGASSRVQDALASAVEVDGYHAVIARMDGLEAKELRDVWDALRSRSQVTALACVLATATPEGKVGLLAAATDDAVAAGFMAGKMIASIAEKVGGRGGGKPTMAQAGGKDVAGIDAALELARELLGR